The Sphingomonas sanxanigenens DSM 19645 = NX02 genome includes a region encoding these proteins:
- a CDS encoding pyruvate dehydrogenase complex E1 component subunit beta, which translates to MALELKMPALSPTMEEGTLSKWLVKEGDEVKSGDILAEIETDKATMEFEAVDEGTISRILVAEGTDGVKVGTVIALIGGEGEEAAEAPAAAPAPAPAEEPKAEAPKPAESGVAKLAVEAKAKVADPAIPAGTEMVKTTVREALRDAMAEEMRADDRIFVMGEEVAEYQGAYKVTQGLLDEFGPRRVIDTPITEYGFAGIGTGAAMGGLRPVIEFMTFNFAMQAIDHIINSAAKTNYMSGGQMRCPIVFRGPNGAAARVGAQHSQNYGPWYAAVPGLIVIAPYDAADAKGLLKAAIRSEDPVVFLENELLYGRSFDVPKLDDYVLPIGKARIMREGKDVTIVSYSIGVGLALDAAETLAGEGIDAEVIDLRTLRPLDTATVLESLAKTNRMVVVEEGWPVCSISSEILAVAMEQGFDDLDAPVLRVTNEDVPLPYAANLEKAALVDAARVVEAAKKVCYR; encoded by the coding sequence ATGGCCCTCGAACTCAAGATGCCCGCGCTGTCCCCGACGATGGAGGAAGGAACGCTTTCGAAGTGGCTCGTCAAGGAAGGCGACGAGGTCAAGTCCGGCGACATCCTCGCCGAGATCGAGACCGACAAGGCGACGATGGAGTTCGAGGCCGTCGATGAAGGCACGATCTCCAGGATCCTGGTCGCCGAGGGTACGGACGGCGTGAAGGTCGGCACCGTCATCGCGCTGATCGGCGGCGAGGGTGAAGAGGCCGCCGAGGCGCCCGCAGCGGCGCCGGCACCGGCCCCAGCGGAAGAGCCCAAGGCCGAAGCGCCCAAGCCGGCGGAATCGGGCGTCGCCAAGCTGGCAGTGGAAGCGAAGGCCAAGGTCGCCGATCCGGCGATCCCGGCGGGCACCGAGATGGTCAAGACGACCGTTCGCGAAGCGCTGCGCGACGCGATGGCCGAAGAGATGCGCGCCGACGACCGCATCTTCGTGATGGGTGAAGAGGTTGCCGAATATCAGGGCGCCTACAAGGTAACGCAGGGCCTGCTCGACGAGTTCGGCCCGCGCCGTGTGATCGATACGCCGATCACCGAATATGGCTTCGCCGGCATCGGCACGGGCGCCGCGATGGGCGGCCTGCGGCCGGTCATCGAGTTCATGACGTTCAACTTCGCCATGCAGGCGATCGATCACATCATCAACTCGGCGGCCAAGACCAACTATATGTCCGGCGGCCAGATGCGCTGCCCGATCGTGTTCCGTGGCCCGAACGGCGCCGCGGCGCGCGTCGGCGCGCAGCACAGCCAGAACTACGGCCCGTGGTATGCCGCGGTTCCCGGCCTGATCGTGATCGCGCCCTATGACGCCGCCGATGCCAAGGGCCTCCTCAAGGCGGCGATCCGCTCCGAGGATCCGGTCGTCTTCCTCGAGAACGAACTGCTCTACGGCCGCAGCTTCGATGTGCCCAAGCTCGACGATTACGTCCTGCCGATCGGCAAGGCGCGGATCATGCGCGAGGGCAAGGACGTCACCATCGTCAGCTATTCGATCGGCGTCGGCCTCGCGCTCGACGCGGCCGAGACGCTGGCGGGCGAGGGCATCGATGCCGAGGTGATCGACCTGCGCACGCTGCGTCCGCTCGACACCGCGACGGTGCTGGAAAGCCTGGCCAAGACCAACCGTATGGTCGTGGTCGAGGAAGGCTGGCCGGTCTGCTCGATCTCCAGCGAGATCCTCGCGGTGGCGATGGAGCAGGGCTTCGACGATCTCGACGCGCCGGTGCTGCGCGTGACCAACGAGGATGTTCCGCTGCCCTATGCGGCGAACCTCGAAAAGGCCGCGCTGGTCGATGCCGCGCGCGTCGTCGAGGCGGCCAAGAAGGTCTGCTATCGCTGA
- a CDS encoding Lrp/AsnC family transcriptional regulator has protein sequence MPAPHIDDIDRKILTALQDTGRMTNVELAARVGLTAPPCLRRVRGLEEAGVIRGYHAMLDPAALGYAITGFALVSLRSQAEADLRAFEEHVAQLPEIRECHMLSGEIDFILKVVAHDLQAFQNFLTTKLTPAPNVVNVKTSLTMRSSKLLPGVPVD, from the coding sequence ATGCCTGCCCCTCATATCGATGATATCGACCGCAAGATCCTGACTGCGTTGCAGGACACCGGCCGCATGACCAATGTCGAGCTTGCCGCACGCGTTGGCCTCACCGCGCCGCCCTGCCTTCGCCGGGTCCGCGGGCTCGAGGAAGCCGGCGTGATCCGCGGCTATCATGCCATGCTGGACCCCGCGGCGCTTGGCTATGCGATCACCGGCTTCGCGCTGGTGAGCCTTCGCAGCCAGGCCGAAGCGGATCTGCGCGCCTTCGAAGAGCATGTCGCACAGCTTCCCGAAATCCGCGAATGCCACATGCTGAGCGGCGAGATCGACTTCATCCTCAAGGTCGTCGCGCATGACCTTCAGGCATTCCAGAACTTCCTGACCACCAAGCTCACGCCCGCTCCCAACGTGGTCAACGTCAAGACCTCGCTGACGATGCGTTCGTCGAAGCTGCTGCCGGGCGTGCCCGTGGACTGA
- a CDS encoding MaoC family dehydratase — MGKDLFLDDLVVGQTWHGGPIEMREADIIRFAQEFDPQPMHVDKAEAASGRFGGIIASGWHVAAALMRDFVDKAPFGQTPLLGLKVDDLQWRKAVRPGDVLSVTREIVEIAPSRSKPDRGTISMRITAANQDGDVVMSFLNLIQLPKRRPVPAPIAEAAAAHPPSGS, encoded by the coding sequence ATGGGCAAAGACCTCTTCCTTGACGATCTTGTCGTCGGCCAGACCTGGCATGGCGGGCCGATCGAGATGCGCGAGGCGGACATCATCCGCTTCGCGCAGGAGTTCGATCCGCAGCCCATGCATGTCGACAAGGCGGAAGCGGCGAGCGGGCGGTTCGGCGGCATCATCGCAAGCGGCTGGCACGTCGCAGCGGCGCTGATGCGCGATTTCGTCGACAAGGCGCCATTCGGGCAGACGCCGCTGCTGGGGCTGAAGGTGGACGATCTGCAATGGCGCAAGGCCGTCCGCCCCGGCGACGTGCTGAGCGTGACCCGCGAGATCGTCGAGATCGCGCCGTCCCGCAGCAAGCCGGATCGCGGCACGATCTCGATGCGGATCACCGCCGCCAATCAGGATGGCGACGTCGTCATGTCCTTCCTCAACCTTATCCAACTCCCCAAGCGCCGGCCTGTCCCAGCGCCGATTGCGGAAGCGGCAGCCGCTCACCCACCCTCCGGAAGCTAG
- a CDS encoding FtsB family cell division protein, which produces MTKARKLPTLLASAAGPAFALLVIAFFGGYAVLGSNGVLAWSDYKRQIGVRSAELERLKAQKAVLANRVDLLDPRHANPDMVDELVRKELGVAHPDEVIIPLK; this is translated from the coding sequence GTGACCAAGGCGCGTAAACTTCCGACATTGCTTGCATCGGCCGCCGGCCCGGCGTTCGCGCTGCTCGTGATCGCCTTCTTCGGCGGCTATGCGGTGCTGGGTTCCAACGGCGTGCTCGCCTGGAGCGATTACAAGCGCCAGATCGGCGTGCGCAGCGCCGAGCTCGAGCGGCTCAAGGCCCAGAAGGCGGTGCTTGCCAATCGCGTCGACCTGCTCGATCCCCGGCATGCCAATCCCGATATGGTCGACGAACTGGTCCGCAAGGAGCTCGGCGTCGCGCACCCCGATGAGGTCATCATCCCCTTGAAATAA
- a CDS encoding cation:proton antiporter: MRETFDSLVHTVSNLLDPHGPDGSFAPGDYSIHFFLQLAVILIACFLCGRLVTLLRQPPVVGEMIAGVVLGPSLLGLLFPGLQAAIFPPETRNLLYAGAQLGVGLYMFIVGTTLRTDHFRSKGPTAFAVSIAGIAAPFGFAVLITPLLLDVPGLFAPGIGRANATLFLGACIALTAFPMLARIINERGLANSSLGTLSLTAGAFDDACSWCVLAIVLAAFGGGPGVAVLAIGGGLAWAAFLFFFGPRILAPLGRAVERAGRMTATHLAIVMIAFCLSALLMDLVGIHAIFGGFAMGAVMPRGLLTEEIKRKIEPLTVVLLLPMFFTYSGLNTRLDVMNSADLLLIAALILIASILAKAGACYIAARLCGEENSVALGIAALMNARGLMELIIINIGLQKGIIGPALFAILVLMAIVTTMMANPMFDVVMRRTGQRGQAEPAAGV, from the coding sequence GTGAGAGAGACGTTCGACAGCCTGGTCCACACCGTTTCGAACCTGCTTGACCCCCACGGACCCGATGGCAGCTTCGCGCCGGGCGACTACAGCATCCATTTCTTCCTGCAGCTCGCCGTCATCCTCATCGCCTGCTTCCTGTGCGGCCGCCTCGTGACCCTGCTTCGCCAGCCGCCGGTGGTGGGGGAGATGATCGCCGGCGTGGTGCTGGGCCCGTCGCTGCTCGGCCTGCTGTTCCCCGGCCTGCAGGCGGCGATCTTCCCCCCCGAGACGCGTAACCTGCTCTATGCGGGCGCGCAGCTGGGGGTGGGGCTCTACATGTTCATCGTCGGCACGACCCTTCGGACCGATCATTTCCGTTCCAAGGGGCCGACCGCATTTGCCGTGTCGATCGCCGGCATCGCCGCGCCCTTCGGTTTCGCGGTGCTGATCACGCCGTTGCTGCTGGACGTGCCGGGGTTGTTCGCGCCCGGCATCGGCCGGGCGAACGCGACCTTGTTCCTGGGCGCGTGCATCGCGCTGACCGCGTTCCCGATGCTCGCGCGGATCATCAACGAACGCGGCCTCGCCAATTCCTCGCTCGGCACCCTATCCCTGACTGCCGGCGCGTTCGACGATGCCTGTTCGTGGTGCGTGCTGGCGATCGTGCTCGCCGCCTTCGGTGGCGGCCCGGGCGTGGCGGTGCTCGCGATCGGCGGCGGGCTGGCGTGGGCGGCATTCCTGTTCTTTTTCGGACCGCGGATCCTGGCACCGCTCGGCCGTGCGGTGGAGCGCGCGGGCAGGATGACCGCGACGCATCTCGCCATCGTGATGATCGCGTTCTGCCTATCGGCGCTGCTGATGGATCTGGTCGGCATCCACGCGATCTTCGGCGGCTTCGCGATGGGCGCGGTGATGCCGCGCGGGCTGCTGACCGAGGAGATCAAGCGCAAGATCGAACCGCTGACGGTGGTGCTGCTGCTGCCGATGTTCTTCACCTACTCGGGGCTCAACACCCGGCTTGATGTCATGAATTCCGCTGACCTGCTGCTGATCGCCGCGCTCATCCTGATCGCATCGATCCTGGCCAAGGCAGGCGCGTGCTACATCGCTGCGCGGCTCTGCGGCGAGGAGAACAGCGTGGCTTTGGGGATCGCCGCGCTGATGAACGCGCGCGGCCTGATGGAGCTGATCATCATCAATATCGGGCTGCAGAAGGGCATCATCGGCCCGGCGCTGTTCGCGATCCTCGTGTTGATGGCGATCGTCACCACGATGATGGCCAATCCCATGTTCGATGTCGTGATGCGCCGGACAGGACAGCGCGGGCAGGCCGAGCCGGCCGCCGGGGTCTAG
- the pdhA gene encoding pyruvate dehydrogenase (acetyl-transferring) E1 component subunit alpha, with protein sequence MAKPTTPRRGKAAAPAPAAEATPLPNRERPPEPARYEASQEELLAFYREMLLIRRFEERAGQLYGLGLIGGFCHLYIGQEAVAVGLQSALEVGKDSVITGYRDHGHMLAYGIDPKVIMAELTGREAGISRGKGGSMHMFSTEHRFYGGHGIVGAQVSLGTGLAFGHKYSNDGGVAMAYFGDGAANQGQVYESFNMAELWKLPIIFVIENNQYAMGTSVNRSSAEDQLYRRGDSFRIPGLQVDGMDVLAVRGAANVAVDWVRSGKGPILLELKTYRYRGHSMSDPAKYRSREEVQAVRDKSDPIEGVKRELEALGVGEDALKDIDKEIRKIVSDAAEFAETSPEPPLSDLYTDVLVETY encoded by the coding sequence TTGGCAAAACCGACCACTCCCCGGCGCGGCAAGGCCGCTGCGCCTGCCCCCGCAGCAGAAGCGACGCCGCTCCCCAATCGCGAACGTCCGCCCGAACCGGCCCGCTACGAAGCGAGCCAGGAAGAGTTGCTGGCCTTCTATCGTGAAATGCTGCTGATCCGCCGCTTCGAAGAGCGGGCCGGCCAGCTTTACGGCCTGGGCCTGATCGGTGGCTTCTGCCACCTCTATATCGGTCAGGAAGCCGTTGCCGTCGGCCTGCAGTCCGCGCTCGAAGTCGGCAAGGACAGCGTGATCACCGGTTACCGCGATCACGGCCACATGCTCGCCTATGGCATCGATCCCAAGGTGATCATGGCCGAGCTGACCGGTCGCGAGGCTGGCATCAGCCGCGGCAAGGGCGGCTCGATGCACATGTTCTCGACCGAGCATCGTTTCTATGGCGGCCACGGCATCGTCGGCGCGCAGGTCTCGCTCGGCACCGGCCTGGCGTTCGGCCATAAATATTCGAACGATGGCGGCGTCGCGATGGCCTATTTCGGCGATGGCGCGGCCAACCAGGGCCAGGTCTACGAGAGCTTCAACATGGCGGAGCTCTGGAAGCTCCCGATCATCTTCGTGATCGAGAACAACCAGTACGCCATGGGCACGAGCGTCAACCGCTCGTCGGCCGAGGACCAGCTCTATCGCCGCGGCGACAGCTTCCGCATCCCCGGCCTCCAGGTCGACGGCATGGACGTGCTCGCGGTGCGTGGCGCGGCCAATGTCGCGGTCGACTGGGTCCGTTCGGGCAAGGGCCCGATCCTGCTCGAACTCAAGACCTATCGCTATCGCGGCCACTCGATGTCGGACCCCGCCAAATATCGCTCGCGCGAGGAAGTGCAGGCGGTGCGCGACAAGTCCGATCCGATCGAGGGCGTGAAGCGCGAGCTCGAGGCGCTCGGCGTCGGCGAGGACGCGCTGAAGGATATCGACAAGGAAATCCGCAAGATCGTCAGCGATGCCGCGGAGTTTGCCGAAACCTCGCCCGAGCCGCCGCTCTCCGACCTCTACACTGACGTCCTGGTGGAAACCTACTGA
- a CDS encoding DUF72 domain-containing protein — MAGSIRVGIGGWTYEPWRGTFYPPKLAQARELEHAASRVTAIEINGTYYRLQSPKSFAGWAKAVPDGFQFSVKASRYCTNRKDLREAAESIAKFVDQGLVELGDRLGPILWQFATTKRYEEDEFKAFLAMLPAAHRGVPLRHAVEPRHESFRDPGFVAMLRKAGVALVFADAEDHPCFADQTADFVYARLQDAKEDQPTGYTPGALDHWTAIARDWAAGGAPDGLPYVDATDASASGQRDVFIFMINGAKVRAPAAAEAMLERLSG, encoded by the coding sequence ATGGCGGGCAGCATCCGGGTCGGCATCGGGGGATGGACCTATGAGCCGTGGCGCGGCACCTTCTACCCGCCCAAGCTGGCGCAGGCGCGCGAACTGGAACATGCCGCAAGCCGTGTGACGGCGATCGAGATCAACGGCACCTATTATCGCCTGCAATCGCCCAAGAGCTTCGCGGGCTGGGCGAAGGCCGTGCCCGACGGGTTCCAGTTCAGCGTGAAAGCCTCCCGCTACTGCACCAACCGCAAGGATCTGCGCGAGGCAGCGGAGTCGATCGCAAAGTTCGTCGACCAGGGGCTGGTCGAGCTCGGCGATCGGCTCGGCCCCATCCTCTGGCAGTTCGCGACGACCAAGCGCTATGAAGAGGACGAGTTCAAGGCGTTCCTTGCGATGCTGCCGGCGGCGCATCGCGGCGTGCCGCTGCGCCATGCGGTCGAACCGCGGCATGAGAGCTTCCGCGATCCCGGCTTCGTCGCGATGCTCCGGAAGGCGGGTGTCGCGCTCGTCTTTGCCGATGCGGAGGATCATCCCTGCTTCGCCGACCAGACCGCGGATTTCGTCTATGCCCGCCTTCAGGATGCGAAGGAGGATCAGCCGACCGGCTATACCCCCGGCGCGCTGGACCACTGGACGGCGATCGCGCGGGACTGGGCGGCGGGCGGGGCACCCGACGGCCTGCCTTATGTCGACGCGACCGATGCGAGCGCCAGCGGCCAGCGCGACGTGTTCATATTCATGATCAACGGCGCCAAGGTGCGGGCGCCAGCGGCGGCCGAAGCGATGCTGGAGCGGCTGAGCGGGTGA
- the eno gene encoding phosphopyruvate hydratase: MTAITDIRARQIIDSRGNPTVEVDVTLEDGAFGRAAVPSGASTGAYEAVEKRDGDKTMWLGKGVSQAVDAVNGVLSEALLGIDAEDQAEVDATMIALDGSANKGVLGANAILGVSLAAAKAAAESRGLPLYRYVGGVSAHVLPVPMMNIINGGAHADNPIDFQEFMVMPVGAPTLFDAVRCGSEIFHTLKKALHDKGLATAVGDEGGFAPNLASPADALDFIMRSIEAAGYTPGDDVMLALDCAATEFHKDGAYHLDGEGRVLSPDEMAAYLADLCAKYPIASIEDGMGEDDRYGWKTLTDLIGDKVQLVGDDLFVTNPARLADGIKEGLANSLLVKVNQIGTLTETLEAVSMAQRAGYTAVMSHRSGETEDSTIADLAVATNCGQIKTGSLARSDRLAKYNQLIRIEEELGSVARYAGRSIFG, from the coding sequence ATGACTGCGATCACCGACATCCGCGCGCGCCAGATCATCGACAGCCGGGGCAATCCGACGGTCGAGGTCGACGTGACCCTCGAGGACGGGGCGTTCGGCCGCGCCGCGGTGCCCTCGGGCGCATCGACGGGGGCCTATGAGGCGGTCGAGAAGCGCGACGGCGACAAGACGATGTGGCTGGGCAAGGGCGTGTCGCAGGCGGTGGATGCCGTCAACGGCGTGCTGTCAGAGGCATTGCTGGGCATCGACGCGGAGGACCAGGCCGAGGTCGACGCGACGATGATCGCGCTCGACGGTTCGGCGAACAAGGGCGTGCTGGGGGCCAACGCGATTCTCGGCGTCAGCCTCGCCGCCGCCAAGGCGGCCGCGGAATCGCGCGGGTTGCCGCTCTATCGCTATGTCGGCGGCGTTTCGGCGCATGTCCTGCCGGTGCCGATGATGAACATCATCAATGGCGGCGCGCACGCCGACAACCCGATCGACTTCCAGGAATTCATGGTGATGCCGGTCGGCGCGCCGACCTTGTTCGATGCGGTGCGCTGCGGCTCCGAGATCTTCCACACGCTCAAGAAGGCGCTGCACGACAAGGGTCTCGCGACCGCGGTGGGTGACGAGGGCGGCTTTGCGCCGAACCTCGCCAGCCCGGCCGACGCGCTGGACTTCATCATGCGTTCGATCGAGGCGGCGGGCTACACGCCGGGCGACGATGTGATGCTCGCGCTCGATTGCGCCGCCACCGAATTCCACAAGGATGGCGCCTATCATCTGGACGGCGAGGGCCGCGTGCTCTCACCCGACGAGATGGCCGCCTATCTCGCCGATCTGTGCGCGAAGTATCCGATCGCCTCGATCGAGGACGGCATGGGCGAGGACGATCGCTACGGCTGGAAGACGCTGACCGACCTGATCGGCGACAAGGTGCAGCTGGTGGGTGACGATCTGTTCGTCACCAACCCGGCGCGCCTGGCGGACGGCATCAAGGAAGGCCTCGCCAACTCGCTGCTCGTCAAGGTCAACCAGATCGGCACGCTCACCGAGACGCTGGAGGCGGTCTCCATGGCGCAGCGCGCCGGCTATACCGCGGTCATGTCGCACCGCTCGGGCGAGACCGAGGATTCGACGATCGCCGACCTCGCCGTCGCCACCAACTGCGGCCAGATCAAGACCGGCAGCCTTGCCCGGTCGGATCGGCTCGCCAAGTACAACCAGTTGATCCGCATCGAGGAGGAGCTGGGATCTGTGGCGCGTTATGCCGGCCGCAGCATCTTCGGCTGA
- a CDS encoding DUF3618 domain-containing protein, translating into MSRAIEELRVAEAKSKAARQQLTTTMIALQKRLTPKALMQEATEEIRERATAFAQDTVETIRQRPAAAAGFVAGVGLLLFRDKAMKAAGRLFRRETEPDDDELNARMVGESIG; encoded by the coding sequence ATGAGCCGGGCGATCGAGGAGTTGCGCGTGGCGGAGGCCAAGTCGAAGGCCGCGCGCCAGCAGCTGACGACGACGATGATCGCGCTGCAGAAGCGGCTGACGCCCAAGGCGCTGATGCAGGAAGCGACCGAAGAAATCAGGGAACGCGCCACTGCTTTCGCTCAGGACACGGTAGAGACGATCCGGCAACGCCCCGCCGCTGCCGCAGGATTCGTCGCCGGCGTCGGCCTCCTGCTTTTTCGCGACAAGGCGATGAAGGCGGCGGGGCGGTTGTTCCGGCGTGAAACCGAACCCGATGATGACGAGTTGAATGCGCGGATGGTCGGCGAGAGCATCGGTTGA
- a CDS encoding phage holin family protein codes for MSEGVDSVVEPAASGPEDSSIGTLLSQLVDDGENFVRAEIRLYRAQAIARLVEARTAVAMIAVAAVILLASAIALLVGLIFILAPYLGRVGAVAVVIGLALALAWILVRVALAKLRKATDPDASPAEPDLGGGR; via the coding sequence GTGAGCGAGGGGGTGGACTCGGTCGTGGAACCCGCCGCGTCAGGTCCGGAAGATTCGTCGATCGGCACGCTGCTGTCGCAGCTCGTCGACGATGGCGAGAATTTCGTCAGGGCCGAAATCAGGCTGTATCGCGCGCAGGCGATTGCGCGGCTCGTCGAGGCGCGCACGGCGGTCGCGATGATTGCGGTCGCCGCGGTGATCCTTTTGGCGAGCGCAATCGCTTTGCTGGTGGGTCTGATCTTCATCCTTGCGCCCTATCTGGGACGCGTCGGCGCGGTGGCGGTCGTGATCGGCCTGGCACTCGCGCTCGCTTGGATCCTGGTGCGGGTGGCGTTGGCCAAATTGCGCAAGGCCACCGATCCAGACGCCTCGCCGGCCGAGCCTGATCTCGGAGGCGGTCGATGA